A segment of the Leptospira andrefontaineae genome:
GTTTCAGTAGTGCAGATTAGTATCGATGGGGGAACTTATACTGCTGCAACCGGAACAACCAGTTGGAGTTTTGCATTGCCTACAGGTTCCTCTACATGGAGGCATGGGTCTTTTCATTCTATTAATATCAGGAGTGTGGACTCCAGCACAAATATTTCCACAGTATTAAGTCTGAATATTAGAAAAGGATATAATAGAGATCTAAACGGAGACGGTTACGCGGATGTAGTCGTCATGGCTCCTGGAGATGCTTCGGGAATGGGAGTGGCTTATATTTTTAACGGGGGAGCTTCCGGAATTTCGGCAACAACTTCGAGTGCCGCCGGCCATTCTATCACAGGACAAGGAAGAATGGGATATGCTTCCGCGATGGGGGATGTGAACGGGGATGGTTTCGGAGATCTTGCGATTGGAGCTTCCGATTATTCAGGATTACAAGGGATCACTTATGTATTCCACGGAAGCACTTCAGGTATTACTACGAATACAGCTTCCAGCGCAGATAGGATCTTAACTTATACAGGATCAAACGAATTCGGATATGCGATTGCATTAGGAGATGTTAATGGAGATGGATACGATGATCTAGCCAATGGCGCGTATCATATTCCCCTTGCATTTATTTATTATAGCACAGGCCCCGGAGGTATTTCTTCGACTTCAGGAACTTCTATTTCAGGTCCTGGAGGAAGTAATTTTGCCTGTGGGATAGGTTTAGGCGATATTAACGGGGACGGATTTTCAGATCTGATTGTGGGCGGAAATGCATTCGGCGGTGGTGGTAATACGGGAGGAGTTTGGATCTTCCATAGCAGCGGTTCTGCGGGAGTTACTGTAAATTCTTATACATTAGCTAATACAACTATAACCGGAGAGACTGCAGGTAATTTTGGGATCCGTATTTCTACCGGAGATGTAAACGGAGATGGGTATGCGGATCTGGCTGTAGGAGCTCCTCAATACAATTCATATTATGGAAGAAGTTATGTATTCAATAGTACTGGGACTACAAGTGGGATCACTGTTTCTGCTGCTGCAAGTGCAAATACTATAATCAACGCATTCTCTGTTAGTGCTGTGGGACTCGCTGTTGCGCTAGGAGATGTAAACGGAGATGGATATGATGATTTTGCTACAGGCGCTCCTAGTTATTCCACTTCTCAAGGGAGAGTGTATATAAATTTAAGTGATGGTTCTCAGGTTTCCGCAGGTTCCATAAATCTAATTTCGGGGCAATCTGCTAACCAGGCTTTCGGAAATGCTGTCATGATCTCTGATATAAATGGGGACGGGTTGGGAGACTTAGTGGCAGGAGCATATGTTTATCCGGATGGAATTGCATTGTCCGGAAGAGTTTATATTTTTCACAGCTTCGGATCTGGGTATTCAGCGACAGCTGCAAGTTCTGCAAATACGATTATTTCAGGAGGAACCGGAAGTGAATTTGGAAGTAATCTAGTAGATGCAAATGTTCCGAAGGACTTGTATCCTAAATTTTTAGGAGTTTGGGCCTTCGGAAGTTTAGAAACTTATAGGATCCAAATTTAAGAAAATCGAATATTTAGGTGAGTTTCGGTCTTCTCTTTTCTTTTAAAGCGCTCATCGCTTCTAATAAATTTGCTACTACTTTAGGATCTTCGAAACTACTTTTAGTAAATTCCAATTGGGATTCAAATTTATCATTGATCTCTTTGTTGATCGCAGCCTTGGTCCTTCTGTAAGCACTTGGAGCAATTGCCATTACTTCGTCCAATTTTTTCAAAACAAGTTTCCGTAGATCTTCCTTATTCTCCGCGGTTTCATTGATCAAAGAAATTTCCTTTGCTTCTCCTGCCTTATAAGCTGTTCCTAAAAGACAAACCTCGTTTAAGTATTCTGATTTAACAGTGATCTTCAGTTTATCGATAAAGCTAATTGGAAGAGGAAGTCCAACAAGTACTTCTGTAAATGCAATCCTTGCCTTACCTTCCAACATAAATTTGAAATCACAGGCAAGAGTCATAACTGCGCCACCGCCCATAGCGTAACCGGTCACTTCTGCAAGAAGGGGTTTTCCAAAACTCAAAAGTTTACCGAATAGGATCACAATTTGGCCCATCTCAGCAGTGAGCTTTTCTCTTGGTGTATTTAGGATATTCTCAGCATCGATCCCATTGGAGAAAAATTTAGGATTGTCGGAACTTAAAAGGACGGCACGAATACTATCGTCCTTATCGATCTCAGCCAGAAGATTTTCCAGCTCTATCATATTCTCCCTGGTTAGGGAATTTTGATCGTTAGTTTGTATTTTGATACATTCGGCTCTGCCGTTCTTTAATTGGATTGCTTCCCGTAAATAGTTCATAGTGCATGATTAGGAACTCCAACATAAGTGATCCACTCGAATTTTATTGTTTAAATCACAAACTAATCATGTAAGGGAAGGGTGGGGCGCCTCCCGCCATTGGCGGGACCGGGCTTTCCGCTTCGGTCCATGGACTTTTACTATTATACTATATCAAAAAAAATGAATATATAAAGAAAAGTCCAAGGCCCCCGCTTCAATCCCTGGCGCGCTTTTAATTTAGGATTTTATCTATAACCACCGGATGCACTGATCTTTTCTCCGGTAAGCCAATAGGAATCTTCAGAGGCTAAAAACAGCGCAACCTTAGCGATGTCTTCCGGTTGTCCTAATCTTCCCAGAGGAGTTTTAGAAACGATCATTTTTTCCATATCACTTCCTATCATTCCAAGTCTATGTGCTCCTTCTGTTTCCACACCACCGGGTGCAATCGTATTGACTCTGATCTTTTTGGAACTAAGTTCGAGTGCTAATACTTGGGACACAGTATCCAATGCACCTTTGGTAGAGGCATATACAACCGAATTTGGAACAGGGATATCGCTCACAATCGAACTGATATTGATTACTGATCCACCTTCTGGAGCAAAATAGTTGAGTGATTCCTGAGTGGCTAGAATAGGACCAAGAACATTCGTATTCATCTGCCTATGAAACTCATCTTCTGTCACAGCTTCCAAAGGTGCGAACTCAAATATGCCTGCGTTATTCACTAAAATATTCACGGAACCGAAAGCCTTTTTCGTTTCTGAGAATAAACGTTTAACGTCAGAAGATTTAGACATATCACCTTGGACTGCGATTGCTTTTCCTCCATTTTTTTCGATCTCTGCTACAACCTTATCTGCACCTTCTTTACTGGAAGAATAGTTTACTACTACCGAAGCCCCTGCCGAACCTAATGTTTTAGCGATACTTGCACCAATTCCTTTAGAAGCTCCGGTTACCACTGCAACTTTACCTTTTAACTGACTCATAAGACTACTCCTGATGACGGATCTAAATAATTTTATAGTTAGACAAGTATCGAAGTGTTTGTTGAGAAAATATTTAGATAATTCGATAATTATCAAATTAACGAAACTAGAATGAGCGTCGGTCTGTTCGATCTAGATCTGGGAAAGTTTATCCA
Coding sequences within it:
- a CDS encoding FG-GAP-like repeat-containing protein, with the translated sequence MRKFLKKGIPYGIAVLLLFFLESCSFKSMDLAFEAMLEAQMACLVAGDTCVDASTTPPTGDVTAPTVTITNLPASGRPTVETGFLFGTSSDDTLVSVVQISIDGGTYTAATGTTSWSFALPTGSSTWRHGSFHSINIRSVDSSTNISTVLSLNIRKGYNRDLNGDGYADVVVMAPGDASGMGVAYIFNGGASGISATTSSAAGHSITGQGRMGYASAMGDVNGDGFGDLAIGASDYSGLQGITYVFHGSTSGITTNTASSADRILTYTGSNEFGYAIALGDVNGDGYDDLANGAYHIPLAFIYYSTGPGGISSTSGTSISGPGGSNFACGIGLGDINGDGFSDLIVGGNAFGGGGNTGGVWIFHSSGSAGVTVNSYTLANTTITGETAGNFGIRISTGDVNGDGYADLAVGAPQYNSYYGRSYVFNSTGTTSGITVSAAASANTIINAFSVSAVGLAVALGDVNGDGYDDFATGAPSYSTSQGRVYINLSDGSQVSAGSINLISGQSANQAFGNAVMISDINGDGLGDLVAGAYVYPDGIALSGRVYIFHSFGSGYSATAASSANTIISGGTGSEFGSNLVDANVPKDLYPKFLGVWAFGSLETYRIQI
- a CDS encoding enoyl-CoA hydratase/isomerase family protein is translated as MNYLREAIQLKNGRAECIKIQTNDQNSLTRENMIELENLLAEIDKDDSIRAVLLSSDNPKFFSNGIDAENILNTPREKLTAEMGQIVILFGKLLSFGKPLLAEVTGYAMGGGAVMTLACDFKFMLEGKARIAFTEVLVGLPLPISFIDKLKITVKSEYLNEVCLLGTAYKAGEAKEISLINETAENKEDLRKLVLKKLDEVMAIAPSAYRRTKAAINKEINDKFESQLEFTKSSFEDPKVVANLLEAMSALKEKRRPKLT
- a CDS encoding SDR family NAD(P)-dependent oxidoreductase; the encoded protein is MSQLKGKVAVVTGASKGIGASIAKTLGSAGASVVVNYSSSKEGADKVVAEIEKNGGKAIAVQGDMSKSSDVKRLFSETKKAFGSVNILVNNAGIFEFAPLEAVTEDEFHRQMNTNVLGPILATQESLNYFAPEGGSVINISSIVSDIPVPNSVVYASTKGALDTVSQVLALELSSKKIRVNTIAPGGVETEGAHRLGMIGSDMEKMIVSKTPLGRLGQPEDIAKVALFLASEDSYWLTGEKISASGGYR